The following proteins come from a genomic window of Agrobacterium tumefaciens:
- a CDS encoding SulP family inorganic anion transporter: MNFSSIRRDWSANPMREMLAGAVATFALIPEVIAFSFVAGVDPQVGLFASFVIGIVIAFTGGRPAMISAAAGSVALVAAPLVHAHGLPYLFAAGLLAGAFQIVFGLLRLGVLMRFVSKSVRTGFVNALAILIFAAQLPHIIGGDWLNYGMLAAGLAVIYLFPRVTTSIPSPLICILVLTVASIALHLPVMTIADLGRLPDSLPIFSWPAVPMTLETLTIIAGPALAIAMVGLLESMMTASVVDDLTGTPSSKNRECTGLGIANTAASLFGGIAGCGMIGQTVSNVKYGGRGRLSTLFAGAFLLILMVLLKPWVSQVPVAALVAIMVMVSIDTFDWSSLKTIVVHPKMSSAVMVATVLVTVFSANLALGVTIGVLLSGVFFTFKVARLLRVEAKRDPDTGRLTYRVSGHVFFASADVFIEAFDIEDATGFNVLIDVSDAHFWDITAVAALDKVVSRFKSHDIAVDVSGMNQASLTLIGTLDGSKALKEV; this comes from the coding sequence ATGAACTTTTCTTCCATCCGTCGGGATTGGTCCGCCAATCCTATGCGCGAAATGCTCGCTGGAGCCGTCGCGACATTCGCGCTGATCCCCGAGGTCATTGCCTTTTCCTTCGTTGCCGGCGTTGATCCTCAGGTTGGCCTGTTTGCCTCTTTCGTTATCGGCATTGTCATCGCCTTCACCGGCGGCCGTCCCGCCATGATTTCCGCTGCTGCGGGATCCGTGGCACTGGTCGCGGCTCCCCTGGTTCACGCGCATGGGCTGCCTTACCTGTTTGCGGCTGGTTTGCTGGCGGGCGCTTTCCAGATCGTGTTTGGGCTTCTGCGGCTTGGCGTCCTCATGCGCTTTGTTTCGAAGTCCGTCCGCACAGGCTTCGTCAATGCGCTCGCGATCCTGATTTTCGCGGCACAGTTGCCCCACATCATCGGGGGAGATTGGCTCAACTACGGCATGCTGGCCGCGGGACTTGCGGTGATCTACCTTTTTCCCCGGGTCACCACGTCAATCCCATCGCCCCTGATCTGCATTTTGGTTCTGACAGTCGCTTCGATAGCCTTGCATCTCCCGGTCATGACGATCGCCGATCTGGGCAGGCTGCCTGACTCTCTTCCGATTTTCAGCTGGCCCGCTGTTCCAATGACGCTTGAGACCCTGACAATCATCGCCGGCCCAGCACTCGCTATCGCCATGGTCGGCCTGCTCGAATCCATGATGACCGCGAGCGTCGTCGATGATTTGACCGGCACGCCGAGTTCGAAGAACAGGGAGTGCACCGGCCTTGGCATCGCCAACACCGCCGCCAGTCTTTTCGGTGGGATCGCAGGCTGCGGCATGATCGGCCAGACCGTCAGCAACGTAAAATACGGCGGACGAGGCCGCCTTTCTACACTGTTTGCGGGGGCTTTCCTGCTGATCCTGATGGTTTTGCTCAAACCATGGGTGTCGCAAGTCCCGGTCGCCGCACTCGTGGCGATCATGGTGATGGTGTCGATCGACACGTTCGACTGGTCATCGCTGAAGACGATCGTTGTGCACCCCAAAATGTCGAGCGCCGTCATGGTCGCCACAGTTCTTGTCACGGTGTTCAGCGCGAACCTTGCTCTTGGCGTGACGATCGGCGTGCTGTTGAGCGGCGTGTTCTTCACCTTCAAGGTCGCTCGGCTGCTACGGGTCGAAGCGAAAAGGGATCCGGATACAGGGCGCTTGACCTATCGGGTATCCGGCCATGTATTCTTTGCATCCGCCGACGTGTTCATCGAGGCGTTTGACATTGAGGATGCCACCGGTTTTAACGTGCTTATCGACGTGTCGGATGCCCATTTCTGGGACATAACCGCCGTTGCAGCGCTCGACAAAGTCGTAAGCCGGTTCAAGAGCCATGACATTGCCGTCGATGTATCGGGTATGAATCAAGCGAGCTTGACTCTGATCGGCACCCTGGACGGCTCTAAGGCGTTGAAGGAAGTTTGA
- a CDS encoding glycoside hydrolase family 127 protein, producing MTRKDRQFRPVAVPDVEVSGFWGKWQDAVCDSTAETLLDRCVAAGMIQAIDVDQPSPGIVIPILDWGGTTQMFWDSDLGKSIETIAYSLYRKPNARLEARADAIIDLYEKLQDKDGYLNAWFQRVQPERRWKNLRDHHELYCAGHLIEAAVAYFQATGKPKLLDIMCRYADYMIQVFGHEPGQIPGYDGHQEIELALVKLARVTGEKKYLDLSKFFIDERGTEPHFFTAEAERDGRDLKDYIQKSYEYGQAHLPVRDQKKVVGHAVRAMYMYSAMADLATEYRDDSLTDALEGLWDDVVCKQMYITGGIGPAASNEGFTDYYDLPNDTAYAETCASVGLVFWANRMLGRGPDRRYADIMEQALYNGALPGLSIDGKTFFYDNPLESTGRHHRWKWHHCPCCPPNIARLVTSIGSYMYAVADDEVAVHLYGESTLRCTLVNGADVSLQQTTNYPWDGSIAFNAALAVPAHFVLSLRIPHWAEGATLSVNGERLDLSEITVDGYARIARDWADGDQVSLLLPLALRPQYANPKVRQDVGRVALMRGPLVYCAEEVDNGGDLNAIVVPKDLPEARTEILADLNGAVAVNLAVEREGTTSWGSSLYRSAPAQRSSADLRLVPYHLWDNRAPGSMLVWLQAEK from the coding sequence ATGACCCGTAAAGACCGTCAGTTTCGCCCCGTCGCCGTTCCGGATGTCGAAGTCTCGGGATTCTGGGGCAAATGGCAGGATGCCGTCTGTGATTCTACTGCCGAGACGCTGCTCGACCGCTGCGTGGCAGCCGGCATGATCCAGGCCATAGACGTCGACCAGCCAAGCCCCGGCATCGTCATCCCCATCCTCGATTGGGGCGGCACGACGCAGATGTTCTGGGATTCCGATCTCGGCAAGTCGATTGAAACAATCGCCTATTCGCTTTACCGCAAGCCGAACGCACGTCTGGAAGCGAGAGCGGATGCGATTATCGATCTCTATGAGAAGCTACAGGACAAGGACGGTTATCTGAACGCCTGGTTCCAGCGTGTTCAGCCCGAACGGCGCTGGAAGAACCTGCGCGATCATCACGAACTTTACTGTGCCGGCCATTTGATCGAGGCGGCAGTCGCGTATTTTCAGGCCACGGGCAAGCCCAAGCTGCTCGATATCATGTGTCGCTATGCCGATTACATGATCCAGGTCTTCGGCCATGAGCCGGGACAAATTCCGGGCTATGACGGCCATCAGGAAATCGAGTTGGCGCTGGTCAAACTTGCCCGCGTGACCGGAGAGAAAAAATACCTTGATCTGTCGAAGTTCTTTATCGACGAGCGCGGAACCGAGCCGCACTTCTTCACGGCAGAGGCTGAACGCGACGGACGTGATCTCAAGGACTATATCCAGAAGAGTTACGAATACGGCCAGGCCCATCTGCCCGTTCGCGATCAGAAGAAGGTGGTGGGCCACGCGGTGCGTGCCATGTACATGTATTCCGCCATGGCCGATCTTGCGACCGAGTACAGGGACGACAGCCTGACGGACGCGCTGGAAGGGCTCTGGGACGATGTCGTCTGCAAGCAGATGTACATCACAGGCGGCATCGGCCCGGCCGCCTCCAATGAGGGCTTTACGGACTATTACGACCTGCCGAACGATACGGCCTATGCCGAAACCTGTGCGTCGGTCGGGCTGGTCTTCTGGGCGAACCGCATGCTGGGCCGCGGGCCGGATCGCCGCTATGCCGACATCATGGAGCAGGCGCTCTACAATGGTGCCTTGCCCGGTCTGTCTATCGACGGCAAGACGTTCTTCTACGACAACCCGCTGGAATCGACCGGCCGGCATCATCGCTGGAAGTGGCACCATTGCCCCTGCTGCCCGCCGAATATCGCACGGCTTGTCACCTCTATCGGTTCCTACATGTATGCCGTGGCCGATGACGAGGTAGCGGTGCATCTTTACGGCGAGAGCACCCTTCGCTGCACGCTCGTCAATGGCGCCGATGTGTCGCTGCAGCAGACCACCAATTACCCGTGGGATGGTAGTATCGCATTCAACGCCGCACTCGCGGTGCCCGCGCACTTCGTCCTGTCGTTACGCATTCCGCATTGGGCTGAAGGCGCCACGCTCAGCGTCAATGGCGAGAGGCTGGATCTGTCTGAGATCACGGTCGACGGTTATGCCCGTATTGCGCGGGACTGGGCCGACGGGGACCAGGTGTCCCTGCTCCTGCCGCTGGCGTTGCGACCACAATATGCCAATCCCAAGGTGCGGCAAGATGTCGGCCGGGTGGCGCTGATGCGCGGGCCATTGGTCTATTGTGCGGAGGAAGTCGACAATGGTGGCGATCTTAACGCAATCGTCGTTCCGAAGGACCTGCCAGAGGCAAGAACCGAGATATTGGCGGACCTGAACGGTGCGGTCGCCGTCAACCTCGCCGTGGAGCGGGAGGGCACAACCTCCTGGGGTAGCTCGCTCTATCGCTCCGCGCCGGCGCAGCGCAGCTCAGCCGACTTACGTCTCGTGCCCTATCATCTGTGGGACAATCGTGCGCCCGGAAGCATGCTCGTCTGGCTTCAGGCAGAAAAATAG
- a CDS encoding methyl-accepting chemotaxis protein has product MKHISIIGKFLIIMAAFGLFSLGMAFYSGQQIKRIDASYNELLGSESKAALYMARSNRALQAFRASVAELLLSRTPEHNATAQKNLKDAEASFVKSMDTAIASLPEKSELPVIKADVLNVFKDVCGPTIAAGLAATSDQGVAASQQAALQCEQSFSTISLRFTELTNAIVDSSDKQSSDLTNASHQTFVVTLSAVVLGLLAVLLLGFVAIRAWLVKPILNMVNTMGVLANGDFTATVEGTDRRDEVGTMAKAVQIFKENGLRALQLEQEAASGRSASEAERARVAEADRQRAQQMAQATSGLGEGLKHLSSGDLTYRLTEPFASDFETLRSDFNAAVSQLAGSLRSVSQATGSIDSGAREISQSAEDLSKRTEQQAASLEETAAALDQITTNVANSSQRTQEARHVAIEANKSASRSGEVVSNAVIAMQRIEHSSNQISNIIGVIDEIAFQTNLLALNAGVEAARAGEAGKGFAVVAQEVRELAQRSAQAAKEIKELIRNSSEEVSTGVKLVQETGLALKVIEEQVVTINTQLDAIATSAKEQSVGLHEVNTAVNQMDQVTQQNAAMVEESTAASANLASEVQRLREIISGFRVGSEGFVAPGRPVAAKAEHRPLASPARRMVAKLSGAIGFAGSAAASAESWEEF; this is encoded by the coding sequence GTGAAGCATATTTCTATTATCGGAAAATTCCTCATCATCATGGCCGCATTTGGCCTATTCTCTCTGGGTATGGCATTCTATTCAGGGCAGCAGATCAAGAGGATTGACGCAAGCTACAACGAATTGCTGGGGAGTGAATCAAAAGCGGCACTTTACATGGCCCGCTCCAACCGTGCCCTGCAAGCATTTCGCGCCTCGGTCGCCGAACTGTTGTTGTCACGAACGCCGGAACACAACGCCACTGCCCAGAAGAACCTAAAAGACGCCGAAGCTAGTTTCGTCAAGTCCATGGACACGGCGATAGCATCGCTTCCGGAGAAATCTGAACTGCCCGTTATCAAGGCCGATGTGCTAAATGTCTTCAAGGATGTTTGCGGACCGACCATCGCCGCTGGCCTAGCAGCAACGAGCGATCAGGGTGTTGCCGCTTCACAGCAAGCCGCTCTCCAGTGTGAGCAGAGCTTCTCGACAATTTCGCTCCGTTTCACTGAGCTCACGAATGCTATTGTGGATTCTTCAGATAAACAAAGCAGTGACCTGACTAACGCTTCGCATCAAACCTTCGTCGTCACTTTGAGCGCGGTCGTTTTGGGTCTGCTCGCTGTACTGCTCCTCGGCTTCGTTGCAATCCGCGCCTGGCTGGTGAAGCCTATCCTGAATATGGTCAACACCATGGGTGTGCTTGCCAATGGCGACTTTACTGCCACCGTCGAGGGCACGGATCGTCGTGACGAAGTCGGTACAATGGCGAAAGCCGTGCAGATCTTCAAGGAGAACGGCTTGCGTGCATTGCAGCTTGAGCAAGAGGCAGCGTCTGGTCGCAGCGCCAGTGAAGCAGAACGTGCCCGCGTGGCCGAGGCTGATCGTCAACGCGCACAACAGATGGCACAGGCGACTTCCGGGCTTGGCGAAGGCTTGAAGCATCTCTCCAGCGGTGACCTGACCTACCGTCTGACCGAACCTTTCGCCAGTGACTTCGAAACGCTGCGGTCTGACTTCAACGCTGCCGTCAGCCAACTTGCCGGTAGCTTGCGGTCTGTTTCCCAGGCCACCGGTTCTATCGACAGTGGCGCGCGCGAAATAAGCCAGAGCGCTGAAGACCTTTCCAAGCGCACGGAACAGCAGGCAGCATCTCTGGAAGAAACCGCTGCAGCATTGGATCAGATCACCACCAATGTCGCGAACTCTTCCCAGCGCACGCAGGAAGCCCGCCATGTGGCAATCGAAGCCAACAAATCGGCAAGCCGCTCTGGCGAGGTTGTATCTAATGCCGTTATCGCGATGCAGCGCATCGAACACTCTTCCAATCAGATTTCTAACATCATTGGTGTGATCGACGAAATTGCGTTTCAGACCAATTTGCTTGCCCTGAATGCAGGCGTGGAAGCAGCGCGTGCCGGTGAAGCAGGTAAGGGCTTTGCGGTTGTAGCGCAGGAGGTCCGTGAACTCGCGCAACGGTCTGCACAGGCAGCCAAGGAGATCAAGGAACTGATCCGCAACTCCAGCGAAGAGGTTAGCACCGGTGTGAAACTGGTTCAGGAGACCGGTCTGGCGTTGAAGGTGATCGAAGAGCAGGTCGTCACCATCAACACCCAGCTGGATGCCATCGCGACCTCCGCCAAGGAGCAGTCGGTTGGTTTGCATGAGGTCAATACTGCGGTGAACCAGATGGACCAGGTGACTCAGCAGAATGCAGCGATGGTAGAGGAATCCACGGCAGCCAGCGCAAACCTTGCAAGCGAAGTACAGAGACTGAGGGAGATCATTTCAGGCTTCCGCGTCGGCTCGGAAGGATTTGTCGCACCGGGCAGACCGGTCGCTGCAAAGGCTGAACACAGGCCTCTGGCATCGCCAGCGCGCCGCATGGTGGCCAAGCTTTCGGGTGCTATCGGTTTTGCCGGCAGCGCCGCTGCATCAGCTGAAAGCTGGGAAGAGTTTTGA
- a CDS encoding sulfite exporter TauE/SafE family protein, with translation MDFQAVWLGVAFLVIALVYAAVGQAGASGYIAAMALVGLAPPVMKTTALALNLMVAAIGTLHFLRRGRLSWRNVYPFAILGFPGSMIGGAVHLPERIYYPIVGIVLIFSALQMARLAFQANSATVETPTAPPFWAALLTGAIIGFVSGTTGTGGGVFLAPVILAMNWGTAHQTASTTAVYNLMNSAAALLGACAYWDQFPKSMPMWLMAVAAGGSIGALVGSRYLSDRWLRSILSALLLASGLKLLF, from the coding sequence TTGGACTTTCAAGCGGTCTGGCTGGGCGTCGCGTTTCTGGTTATTGCTCTCGTCTACGCCGCGGTCGGACAGGCCGGAGCATCAGGATATATTGCAGCAATGGCATTGGTTGGTCTGGCGCCGCCAGTTATGAAGACGACCGCCCTTGCACTCAACCTGATGGTGGCGGCCATTGGCACGCTTCACTTTCTGAGGCGAGGCCGCCTTTCCTGGCGAAACGTCTATCCATTCGCCATTCTCGGCTTTCCCGGCTCGATGATCGGCGGTGCAGTCCATCTGCCGGAACGGATTTACTATCCGATCGTCGGGATCGTCCTCATCTTTTCTGCGCTTCAGATGGCAAGGTTAGCGTTTCAAGCGAATTCGGCGACAGTTGAGACACCTACAGCGCCGCCGTTTTGGGCTGCCCTGCTGACCGGGGCGATTATCGGTTTCGTTTCCGGGACCACCGGAACTGGCGGTGGAGTATTTCTCGCGCCGGTAATCCTGGCCATGAATTGGGGAACGGCCCACCAGACTGCCTCGACCACGGCGGTTTACAATCTTATGAACTCGGCCGCAGCTTTGCTTGGGGCATGCGCTTACTGGGACCAATTTCCGAAGTCCATGCCAATGTGGCTGATGGCGGTTGCAGCAGGAGGTTCGATCGGTGCCTTGGTTGGAAGCAGATACCTTTCAGACCGTTGGCTCAGGAGCATTCTTTCTGCTCTGTTACTGGCGTCGGGGCTCAAACTCCTCTTCTAG
- a CDS encoding PadR family transcriptional regulator encodes MDHHDLLSGLVRLHILHHAAHHPVYGQWMIDELARHGYRLSPGTLYPMLSKMERDGYLFSRTERDGRTSRKFYVITDLGREGLAVARIQLRELKGEAGTE; translated from the coding sequence ATGGACCATCATGATTTGCTCTCTGGCTTGGTTCGGCTGCATATCCTGCACCACGCAGCCCACCACCCCGTGTATGGGCAATGGATGATCGACGAGCTCGCACGTCATGGCTATCGGCTTTCACCGGGGACGCTCTATCCGATGCTGTCGAAGATGGAGCGGGATGGCTACCTCTTCAGCAGGACCGAGCGCGATGGGCGCACATCACGCAAATTCTACGTGATCACAGATCTTGGACGCGAAGGCCTGGCGGTTGCCAGGATCCAACTGAGAGAACTCAAGGGCGAGGCAGGAACAGAATGA
- the chrA gene encoding chromate efflux transporter, producing the protein MTDSTSTTQIQTPAGTPAEVFRTFLKLGLTSFGGPIAHLGYFREELVNRRAWLSDHAYADLVALCQFLPGPASSQVGFALGMMRAGWLGALAAFTAFTLPSALILMAFAMSAASISGPVGTGALHGLKIVAVAIVAQAVWGMARNLCPDKERAVIAVAAVAILAFMPGAFGMVGAILIGAVAGLLLGRGTGTPVSGHVTVPVTRRGAVSALVAFFGLLVVLPLIAKYDQAFAVADSFYRAGSLVFGGGHVVLPLLETEVVQPGWVSPDAFLAGYGAAQAVPGPLFTFAAYLGAVLGPSPNGIVGAAIALLSVFLPGFLLLIGVLPFWDRFRSMATAQSLMQGANAAVVGILGAALYSPVFTSAIGNMRDFTLVLLCFVLLMSWKLPPWLVVVVAAVGGVGLALIN; encoded by the coding sequence ATGACAGACAGCACGAGCACGACCCAGATTCAAACGCCTGCCGGCACGCCCGCAGAAGTCTTTCGCACGTTCCTGAAGCTCGGCCTCACATCATTCGGTGGACCCATTGCCCATCTTGGATACTTCCGGGAAGAACTCGTGAACCGACGCGCTTGGCTTTCCGATCACGCCTATGCCGATCTGGTCGCCCTTTGCCAATTCTTGCCGGGTCCAGCATCCAGTCAGGTGGGTTTTGCGCTTGGGATGATGAGGGCGGGCTGGTTGGGCGCGCTCGCCGCGTTCACGGCCTTCACTTTACCATCGGCTTTGATCCTCATGGCATTTGCCATGTCTGCTGCAAGCATTTCGGGGCCGGTCGGCACGGGCGCGCTGCATGGCCTGAAGATCGTGGCGGTTGCCATCGTGGCGCAGGCCGTCTGGGGTATGGCAAGAAACCTTTGCCCCGACAAGGAGCGCGCGGTCATTGCTGTCGCGGCCGTGGCCATTCTGGCATTCATGCCCGGAGCCTTCGGTATGGTGGGGGCGATCCTGATTGGCGCAGTCGCGGGACTTCTGCTCGGTCGTGGCACTGGCACACCCGTGAGCGGACACGTCACAGTGCCAGTCACCCGACGAGGCGCTGTATCGGCACTCGTCGCATTTTTCGGACTGCTTGTGGTTCTGCCCCTGATTGCGAAATACGACCAGGCATTCGCTGTCGCTGATAGCTTCTACCGCGCCGGTTCACTCGTGTTCGGCGGAGGACATGTGGTCCTGCCTCTTCTCGAGACCGAAGTCGTGCAACCTGGCTGGGTATCCCCCGATGCGTTTCTCGCGGGCTATGGCGCCGCACAGGCGGTCCCTGGGCCGCTGTTCACCTTTGCGGCCTATCTCGGCGCTGTCCTCGGACCGTCGCCGAATGGCATAGTGGGTGCAGCCATCGCGCTGCTGTCCGTCTTCCTGCCCGGATTTCTGCTTCTCATCGGCGTACTGCCCTTTTGGGACCGGTTTCGTTCGATGGCGACAGCGCAGTCACTTATGCAAGGTGCAAACGCCGCGGTTGTCGGTATCCTCGGCGCTGCCCTCTATTCGCCAGTATTCACCAGCGCTATCGGCAACATGCGTGATTTCACGCTGGTCCTCTTGTGCTTTGTGCTTCTGATGTCGTGGAAGCTTCCGCCGTGGCTCGTTGTCGTTGTGGCTGCGGTTGGCGGCGTGGGTTTGGCGCTCATCAATTGA
- a CDS encoding ABC transporter ATP-binding protein, translating into MMNGTWPTSLTLTDVRKSYGSLAVIHGIDLTIGEGEFVVFVGPSGCGKSTLLRMIAGLEEVTDGEVAIKGRDVTDLDPSERGIAMVFQSYALYPHMTVRDNLAFGLKMSRTDAAEIVRRVEHAAAILKIEPLLDRRPGQLSGGQRQRVAIGRAIVRKPDVFLFDEPLSNLDAELRVSMRIEIARLHRELGNTMIYVTHDQTEAMTLADRIVILRDGRIEQVGSPRQVYQDPENTFVAGFIGSPRMNLIEGTWSQGAVWVGETPVPAPDLIRSPGENAPVTFGIRPEHILIASDDPAGLPAVVEFTEYLGGTCYVYCRLSGGQAVTIESKNDVQPANGDRLRLNFPAARSFLFDNDGRRLR; encoded by the coding sequence ATGATGAACGGAACGTGGCCCACCAGCCTGACCCTGACGGATGTGCGCAAGAGCTATGGCAGCCTTGCGGTCATCCACGGCATCGACCTGACAATTGGCGAAGGCGAATTCGTCGTCTTTGTCGGCCCTTCCGGATGCGGGAAATCGACGCTCCTGCGCATGATCGCAGGTCTGGAGGAAGTGACAGATGGCGAGGTTGCGATCAAGGGGCGCGATGTCACCGACCTCGACCCATCGGAGCGTGGCATCGCCATGGTCTTCCAGTCCTATGCCCTATACCCACACATGACGGTTAGGGACAATCTGGCCTTTGGATTGAAAATGTCGCGAACCGACGCTGCGGAAATTGTCCGCCGCGTGGAACACGCCGCCGCTATTCTCAAGATCGAGCCCCTGCTGGACCGGCGGCCAGGCCAGCTGTCCGGAGGTCAACGCCAGCGTGTCGCGATCGGTCGGGCGATCGTGCGCAAGCCCGACGTCTTCCTGTTCGACGAGCCTTTGTCCAATCTCGATGCGGAGCTGAGGGTCTCGATGCGCATCGAAATTGCCCGTCTTCACCGCGAACTCGGCAATACGATGATCTATGTAACCCACGATCAGACCGAGGCCATGACGCTTGCCGATCGTATTGTCATCCTGCGTGATGGTCGGATCGAACAAGTGGGTTCGCCCCGGCAGGTCTATCAGGATCCTGAAAATACGTTTGTCGCCGGCTTCATAGGTTCGCCACGCATGAACCTCATCGAAGGGACATGGTCGCAAGGTGCCGTCTGGGTCGGCGAGACGCCGGTGCCCGCGCCAGATTTAATAAGATCTCCCGGCGAGAATGCGCCTGTGACCTTCGGCATTCGTCCCGAGCACATTCTCATCGCGTCGGACGACCCCGCCGGCCTGCCCGCCGTTGTGGAATTCACTGAATATCTTGGCGGTACCTGCTACGTTTATTGTCGGCTGTCTGGAGGGCAGGCTGTCACAATCGAAAGCAAGAACGACGTGCAGCCTGCAAACGGCGACCGTTTGAGGCTCAATTTTCCGGCCGCGCGCAGTTTCCTTTTTGACAACGACGGGAGGCGTCTCCGTTGA
- a CDS encoding sulfurtransferase, with amino-acid sequence MDYAPLISTVDLPKLTPLRLLYVPAGDERPDGLICVPIEAWIDVAKRSQTGFDDLVFWQSEIEALGVGHDAVTVVLDDGRMTEASRVWFILQYFGLPVSVLNGGLPSLNHLPMQAPRGATPLQLSPGAGRVGLKDKLVLRDELENVQVFDARAGAEFRGEDLKGNSRGGHLPGAMNLSHDSLLDGRHLRDAHEIESMLDAAGLSHDLPIVSHCNGGGRAALAAVVAGREDVHAYYLSFADWAADESCVISMVPN; translated from the coding sequence ATGGACTATGCTCCGCTCATCAGCACCGTCGACCTTCCAAAACTGACGCCGCTTCGACTGCTGTACGTACCTGCCGGTGATGAGAGACCGGACGGGTTGATATGCGTGCCGATCGAAGCCTGGATCGATGTCGCGAAGCGTAGCCAGACCGGGTTCGACGATCTTGTCTTTTGGCAGAGTGAGATCGAGGCGCTCGGCGTTGGACACGATGCTGTGACGGTCGTCCTGGACGATGGACGGATGACGGAGGCATCCAGGGTCTGGTTCATTCTCCAGTATTTTGGGCTGCCCGTGTCGGTCCTCAATGGCGGCTTACCTTCGCTAAACCATTTGCCGATGCAGGCTCCCCGCGGCGCCACCCCGCTTCAGCTTAGTCCGGGCGCAGGTCGCGTGGGATTGAAGGACAAATTGGTTCTGAGAGATGAACTGGAAAACGTCCAGGTATTTGATGCGCGAGCGGGAGCTGAATTTCGCGGTGAAGATCTGAAGGGCAATTCACGAGGCGGGCATCTACCCGGCGCAATGAACCTTTCGCATGATTCTCTTTTGGATGGCCGTCATCTGCGCGACGCCCATGAGATCGAAAGCATGTTGGATGCTGCCGGTCTGAGCCATGATCTACCGATCGTCAGCCATTGTAATGGCGGCGGTCGGGCGGCCCTCGCGGCAGTAGTTGCGGGCCGTGAGGATGTGCATGCCTACTATCTCAGTTTTGCCGATTGGGCTGCAGATGAGAGCTGCGTGATCAGCATGGTCCCGAATTAG
- the arsK gene encoding arsenite efflux MFS transporter ArsK: MTERPPIAAILALGLTQIIGYGTLYYSFSILAPDMARDLDWSTEWIFGALSAALLLGGLSAPWLGRAIDHFGAGRVMTTGSAIAAAALIACAFAPGKIAFVVALIVIEIAANLVQYGAAFALLVQIQPHTAQRSITYLTLIAGFASTIFWPITTALHAHLSWQNIYLLFAGLNLLICLPLHAWLSHGLARGRRQEHSGSVHIVEGVLSPEVRRLGFILMVAGFSLQSLVSAAVLVHMVPLLSGLGLGATAAIVGTLFGPSQVLSRFTNMLLGGNLPPLALATIAAALIPGGVLILILTAPSVIGAMAFAIVFGLGNGLFSIVTGTLPLMLFGSEGYGRLQGKVMAARLIVSATAPFALALAMANIGATWSLAITTGLGALAVLAFFTIAGLANVPAKRPEALGRQA; encoded by the coding sequence ATGACCGAACGTCCGCCGATTGCCGCCATCCTCGCCCTCGGTCTTACACAAATCATCGGATACGGGACCCTCTACTACAGCTTCAGCATCCTCGCACCCGACATGGCACGCGATCTGGACTGGTCGACGGAATGGATCTTCGGGGCACTTTCGGCGGCACTTCTCTTGGGCGGACTGAGCGCGCCATGGCTGGGCAGGGCAATTGACCATTTTGGCGCGGGACGCGTGATGACGACTGGTTCCGCAATTGCCGCTGCTGCCCTCATTGCCTGCGCCTTCGCTCCCGGCAAGATTGCCTTTGTCGTTGCGTTGATCGTGATTGAGATCGCAGCAAACCTGGTGCAGTACGGCGCAGCCTTCGCGCTGCTTGTCCAGATCCAGCCACACACCGCCCAACGCAGCATCACCTATCTGACCTTGATCGCCGGATTTGCTTCAACGATCTTCTGGCCCATCACCACGGCGCTGCATGCCCACCTCTCCTGGCAGAACATCTACCTGCTGTTCGCCGGGCTGAATCTCCTGATCTGCCTGCCTCTCCATGCCTGGCTCTCCCATGGGCTTGCCAGGGGGCGCCGACAGGAACATAGCGGATCAGTACACATCGTGGAGGGTGTTCTCAGCCCGGAGGTCAGACGCCTTGGGTTCATTCTGATGGTCGCCGGTTTCTCGTTGCAGTCGCTCGTTAGCGCGGCAGTGTTGGTCCATATGGTGCCGCTGTTATCGGGCCTCGGCCTCGGCGCCACGGCCGCCATCGTCGGTACGCTCTTCGGCCCCTCCCAGGTGTTGAGCCGCTTCACGAATATGTTGCTCGGCGGCAATTTGCCGCCACTGGCTTTGGCGACGATCGCCGCCGCGCTGATTCCAGGTGGCGTCCTGATCTTGATCCTCACGGCGCCGTCTGTGATCGGAGCGATGGCGTTTGCCATCGTGTTCGGTCTGGGCAATGGCCTATTCAGCATCGTCACCGGCACTTTGCCGTTGATGCTGTTTGGCAGCGAGGGATACGGCAGGCTTCAGGGCAAGGTCATGGCCGCGAGGCTCATCGTCTCTGCGACCGCACCGTTCGCTCTGGCATTGGCCATGGCCAATATAGGCGCGACCTGGTCTCTTGCAATTACGACGGGGCTCGGCGCACTCGCGGTTCTGGCTTTCTTCACGATCGCCGGACTGGCAAATGTGCCTGCGAAACGACCCGAAGCTCTCGGACGGCAGGCCTAA